Below is a genomic region from Clostridia bacterium.
GAAGTCTCCTTTTATAATTTTAAAATCCATTCGAGATTTGACTTTGTGTGGAAAAATCCTGTCCATGAATATTTAGAATATCAAGGACAGGATTACAAAGTCGTTTTTATTGAAGACTTAATACTCAATCACTATCCCGACAAAAACAAATCAAGAGCAAGCTATCTGTCCTTGTTGGAATTATCTGTAAAAGAAAACCCGCAGGATAGCAGGTCATGGTATTACCTTGGTCGAGAATATAAGCTTTTGGGGATGTGGGACAAAAGCATTAAGACTTTGAAAAAATATCTTGAATTAGATACATCGACATGGAAAGACGAGCGTGCAGCCGCATTGCGCGACATTGCAAAATGCTATCTGAATAAATCTGATTATAGTAATGCGTATCAATATTATTGGAAAGCAATTTATGAAAATCCATCAATACGTGAAACATATGCAGAGTTTGCCCAAGTCGCATATTATAATGAAGATTACTTAACGGTAGCAAATATGGCAAAAAAGGCGTTTAGAATAAAATCCAGATCAAAAAATTACATAAGCGAAAGTTTTGCATGGGATTGGACATTACCCGACATTGCCGCAATAGCATGCTATAATCTGAAGCAATATGATCAGGCATTAAAATATGCAAAAATTGCTTATGAACTTAATCCTGACGACCAAAGACTTAAAGACAATTATGAGTTTATAAAGTCAATTATCAAAAATTAGAATCTGATTAAAAAGACTTGTAACATATTTCATTAATTGAACAAAAACTATTTGTTATGTTATAATCCTATTTATATAGGAGTTAACATGGAAATTTTAAAAGTGGAATTTTCCACAGCTCAAGCATTAAACTTTGCGGCTATTAATAATGGTTTGCCGCTTATTAACGAATTGTTTATAGAAAATACTGCAGATAAGGATATTTTGGCGGTTGATATCAGCGTATCATCGACACAAGGTGTCATAAACAGCAGTACATATCATTTGGATGTATTGCCCAAAAATCTGAAAATAGATGTAAATACGCTCAAAATTGAAATTAATCAAAAGTACCTTTTATCTTTAGAAAATATAGAAGATTGCGAAATTGTTTTGAAAGTCTTGTCAGAAGGCAAAGAACTATATGTTCAGAAAAATAAAATAAAATTATTGCCTTTTGATTATTGGACAGGTGCTGAAGTTTATCCCGAGCTTACAGCCGCTTTCATAACCCCTAACAGCATAGATTCCAAAAAAGTACTACATGATGCTTTTGCTTATCTCAAAAAGTGGACCAAATCCAATAACTTTATTGCGTATAACGGTGAAGCCAATAGAGTATTATTGGAAGCGGCGGCGGTTTTTAATGGATTATGCGACCAAAAGATTGCACTTAATCCTATAATAACTGATAACCGAACTTTAGGGCTGCCTATAAGACTAGATAATGTCTTAAATTCTAAAACCGCAACTATAGCAGAAATTGCATTTTTGTATGCTTCGTTATTAGAAAATATCGGACTTAATCCCATTTTGGCGGTTTTTGAAAAGTGCTTTTTGGTAGGTGCATGGCTGGACGACAATACATTTGCGGACTGCATTAATGACGACATTGCCGAATTGTCCAAAAAATCAGCATTGGGCGAAATCTTTTTGATTGACCCGCAGTGTCTTGATTGGGATTTTGGACAAGATTTTGACAATGCCAAAATGTCAGCCAAGTCAAAACTTATTGACGATAACAATTTTTTGTTTTTTATAGATATCAAGCGATGCAGATTGAGCTATGTTTATCCTAATCCAAAGAGGTTTTTCACTCAAAACGGTTGGGATATAGAATACGAGCAAATAGAATCCACAGGTAAAAAGCCGCAAAGACTTAATGATAACAAGGTCTTGAATGTTGATGAAACACTGTCCAAGCAAAAATATTGGGAAAGAAAGCTGCTTGACCTTACACTCAAAAATTCGCTACTTAATTTTAAATTGACCAAAAATGTCTTGCCTGTTTTGGGCGATTCGTTAAAACATCTAGCGGACAGTTTTTGTAACGGTACAGAATATGATATTTTGCCAGTTATGAAAGAGGCCGAGAATCTTATCTTAAATTATGAGATTACAAGCGGGGCTAAGATATCAGAGAGCTATCATAAATTAATAGGCAAAGAGTTGACTCAGTCTAAGCTAAGAACAGCGCTTGACGAGAACAGTCTAAAAAGCACAATAACCAATATTTATAGAAAATACAAATACAGCATAGAAGAAAACGGTGTATGTACTTTGTATCTTGCTTTGGGACTTTTGAAATGGTATGAAGACGACATATCTGAACGTCCCTTGTACGCTCCGCTTGTTTTGATACCGCTTGATTTGGTACGAAAAAATGCCAAAAGATATATCATAAAAGCCCGTGATGATGAACCGTATTTTAACATCACTCTTTTGGAAATGTTAAAACAGCAGTATTCTTTGGAAACAGGCGGACTTGATCCTTTGCCTAGAACTACTCAAAATGCAATTGATGTTACTGCGGTATTCAATACAGTCAGAAAGCTCGTAATGAATCAGCCGCGATGGGATATCATAGAGGAAAGCTATATTTCCAATTTCTCCTTTTCGGGCATTGTTATGTGGTATGATATCCGCAACAGATTGCAGTCATTCCAAAAAACGCCCATTGTAAAAGGGCTGATGACTGGAATACCGTTTAACAAAACATCCTTAGAAATAAAAGATATAGACGAAAGATGGCTAAATGAAGAAATAATTCTGCCTATAGAAGCTGACAGTTCACAGTTGGAAGCTATATATTTTGCAAGCAAAAATATGAGCTTTGTTTTGCATGGTCCGCCGGGCACAGGAAAATCCCAGACAATAACCAATATAATCGCCAACGGACTTTTGAGAGGTCAAAGAATTTTGTTCGTTGCAGAAAAAATGGCGGCATTGTCGGTGGTTAAAAACAGACTTGAAGAAATCGGAATAGGCGACTTTTGTCTGGAGCTTCATTCTGACAAAACGGATAAAAAAGCAGTTTTAGAGAACTTAAGAAAGACAAGTGAAATCACCAAAGTATATGAGCCTGAAGATTTTAAGGCTACCAAAGAACGCTTGGAGAATACAAGAAAAACGCTTGCCTCTTATATGTTCAAGCTGCACCGTCAACAAAAGTTTGGTTTTTCTTTATCGCAGGCGATTAGCCAGTATCTTTCTTATGATTTTTTTGATCAGTTTGAATTTCCTAAAGAACTGATTGCTGATTTTGATAAAGAAAAGATAGAGTTTGTAGAATCAAGACTTCAAGAACTTATGGCTTTGGGAAAAGATATGGGTCATCCCTATGGTTCGGTTTTGGAACATATAGGACAGACCGAATATTCTCAAACGCTCAAAATAAAAAGCACTGCAGTTTTGAAAAAGTTTTTGGCTGACTTGAGCAGTCTAAGGGGATATACTGAAACTTTTAGCACAGCTTTAGATCTCAATAGAATAGACACATATCAAAAATTTGAAGATTTTATGCAGATATGTTCTTATCTGTCTCAAAGCCGTATTGAGTTTGGTTCGTTGGAAAAATTATCCAACAATGATCTTAACAAGCTTATTAGCCACGCAGAATTAGGAATAAAAACTCAAACAATAAAAAATGAATTAGAAAAAAGATATGATGTTTTTGCTTTCAAACCTGTATCGACTAAGCTTGCTT
It encodes:
- a CDS encoding glycosyl transferase family 2 yields the protein ADICVCTDLDEVFEKGWRQKLENAWQKDIKQARYQYNWSLDEKNRPEVSFYNFKIHSRFDFVWKNPVHEYLEYQGQDYKVVFIEDLILNHYPDKNKSRASYLSLLELSVKENPQDSRSWYYLGREYKLLGMWDKSIKTLKKYLELDTSTWKDERAAALRDIAKCYLNKSDYSNAYQYYWKAIYENPSIRETYAEFAQVAYYNEDYLTVANMAKKAFRIKSRSKNYISESFAWDWTLPDIAAIACYNLKQYDQALKYAKIAYELNPDDQRLKDNYEFIKSIIKN
- a CDS encoding DUF4011 domain-containing protein; translation: MEILKVEFSTAQALNFAAINNGLPLINELFIENTADKDILAVDISVSSTQGVINSSTYHLDVLPKNLKIDVNTLKIEINQKYLLSLENIEDCEIVLKVLSEGKELYVQKNKIKLLPFDYWTGAEVYPELTAAFITPNSIDSKKVLHDAFAYLKKWTKSNNFIAYNGEANRVLLEAAAVFNGLCDQKIALNPIITDNRTLGLPIRLDNVLNSKTATIAEIAFLYASLLENIGLNPILAVFEKCFLVGAWLDDNTFADCINDDIAELSKKSALGEIFLIDPQCLDWDFGQDFDNAKMSAKSKLIDDNNFLFFIDIKRCRLSYVYPNPKRFFTQNGWDIEYEQIESTGKKPQRLNDNKVLNVDETLSKQKYWERKLLDLTLKNSLLNFKLTKNVLPVLGDSLKHLADSFCNGTEYDILPVMKEAENLILNYEITSGAKISESYHKLIGKELTQSKLRTALDENSLKSTITNIYRKYKYSIEENGVCTLYLALGLLKWYEDDISERPLYAPLVLIPLDLVRKNAKRYIIKARDDEPYFNITLLEMLKQQYSLETGGLDPLPRTTQNAIDVTAVFNTVRKLVMNQPRWDIIEESYISNFSFSGIVMWYDIRNRLQSFQKTPIVKGLMTGIPFNKTSLEIKDIDERWLNEEIILPIEADSSQLEAIYFASKNMSFVLHGPPGTGKSQTITNIIANGLLRGQRILFVAEKMAALSVVKNRLEEIGIGDFCLELHSDKTDKKAVLENLRKTSEITKVYEPEDFKATKERLENTRKTLASYMFKLHRQQKFGFSLSQAISQYLSYDFFDQFEFPKELIADFDKEKIEFVESRLQELMALGKDMGHPYGSVLEHIGQTEYSQTLKIKSTAVLKKFLADLSSLRGYTETFSTALDLNRIDTYQKFEDFMQICSYLSQSRIEFGSLEKLSNNDLNKLISHAELGIKTQTIKNELEKRYDVFAFKPVSTKLALEYRAAKGLKRFAKKNAILKVLKKAAKAGTKYKENFLADIEQVIIYQQNESTLEKGKEFLNSSVLELTQKDYLYIHDSLTKYMAYRECMSRMAFSSEDKQKLHTVILPKTLQADYESFRATKDELNKLLIIAFEKIHNHKEWYLETLTNKAVMWSMDELKERCAYNTLREELNGLGLGFVTSAYDNGLDHDMLIPAFKKSLLKAVIEYIVVNDDELNKFTGRLFEEKIRRFKELEQKYRTVSRQLLSARLKMNLPNFDIKSSQMSELGIFQRAVKGTGRNLTIKKLFEQIPNILPKVAPCMLMSPVTVAQYIDPQEPFDLLIFDEASQLTTAKAVGALSRAKAAIIVGDPKQLPPTSFFENINTNVNEEESLSEDLESVLDDCLALNMPEIHLKWHYRSKDESLIAFSNRSFYDNSLYTFPSPTEAHSCIKFVKVNGVYDRGKSKQNVEEALAVTEEVIKRLSDPELRKKSIGIVTFSIMQQNLIDDMLTETFRQSPKLEQYAMQRTEPLFVKNLENVQGDERDVILFSVGYGQDAHGKLSLNFGPLNRDGGWRRLNVAVSRAKYEMIIFSSITYDMINLSATTAQGVKALRGFLEYAQKGKGALVQKASSLEIEEHGIEDQIVRDLKEKGYEGIANYGTSGYKINIAVVHPDDKKKFILGIMCDGLGYSKVKTVKEREVSPFNVLKKLGWNLMRVWSLDYFDSPEKIVKKIIQKIEDLRKNSDGIIADDDEVIEEINTEEQKAITITNPLEAEYKKAVIPTKIIPSSYFSTEYNQPHLIKITKMIIDTEYPVSYNTILRAVLESSGITRSGARIEAQMKHVLEHIKCDSELEGDKVFYWKKNADKKKYNIYRVGSTRTMDDISIYEIINAIRYIIQNQVSLPKAALEQEVIKLFGSKHTEEGCRQIRRAIKYGLDNKIITAEDERILEGENLKKFDF